In a genomic window of Sphingomonas lutea:
- the rplI gene encoding 50S ribosomal protein L9, producing MEVILLERVEKLGAIGDVVKVKDGFARNYLLPRKKALRANESNRKVFEANRARIEEDNASKRSEAEKASKGVEGKTVKLIRQASNTGQLYGSVSARDIVDALEAEGAKVSKSQIVLARPIKAIGMHDVKIALHPEVSVDVRVNVARSPEEADLQAQGVDVMAQMFERDTAAFTEDFVPGAEPGIPEDVAAENGETQPAATAGAPAADASEEAAQEG from the coding sequence ATGGAAGTCATTCTGCTTGAGCGCGTCGAAAAGCTCGGCGCCATCGGCGACGTGGTCAAGGTCAAGGACGGGTTCGCCCGCAACTACCTGCTGCCGCGCAAGAAAGCGCTGCGCGCCAACGAGTCCAACCGCAAGGTGTTCGAAGCCAATCGCGCGCGGATCGAGGAAGACAATGCCTCGAAGCGTTCGGAGGCCGAAAAGGCGTCCAAGGGCGTCGAAGGCAAGACGGTGAAGCTGATCCGTCAGGCATCCAACACCGGCCAGCTCTATGGCTCGGTTTCGGCGCGCGACATCGTCGACGCGTTGGAAGCCGAAGGCGCCAAGGTGTCGAAAAGCCAGATCGTCCTTGCCCGCCCGATCAAGGCGATCGGCATGCATGACGTGAAGATTGCGCTTCACCCGGAAGTGTCGGTCGACGTTCGCGTCAACGTCGCGCGCTCGCCGGAGGAAGCCGATTTGCAGGCGCAGGGCGTCGACGTGATGGCGCAGATGTTCGAGCGCGATACCGCTGCCTTCACCGAGGACTTCGTCCCCGGTGCGGAGCCCGGCATTCCCGAGGACGTTGCCGCTGAAAATGGGGAAACGCAGCCTGCCGCCACCGCGGGGGCTCCGGCCGCCGATGCTTCCGAAGAGGCTGCGCAAGAGGGCTAA
- a CDS encoding DUF6456 domain-containing protein has translation MESPLGWLLAHGHVSPRQFEAGERLRSDWERAQLAPRVTMAWDAAPVARGRGGAASGVDLNGSQIDARKRFDDAVASAGPGLADILWRVVCAGEGMRDAETALGWPARAGKLVLTFALDRVADFYRLR, from the coding sequence GGCACGTCAGTCCCCGTCAGTTCGAGGCGGGCGAGCGCCTTCGAAGCGATTGGGAGCGCGCGCAGCTCGCGCCGCGGGTGACGATGGCGTGGGACGCCGCGCCAGTCGCGCGCGGTCGCGGAGGCGCGGCCTCTGGCGTGGACCTCAATGGTTCGCAAATCGACGCTCGAAAACGCTTCGACGATGCGGTTGCGAGCGCCGGCCCAGGACTGGCCGACATCCTGTGGCGGGTGGTCTGCGCGGGTGAGGGGATGCGCGATGCGGAAACGGCGCTCGGCTGGCCGGCGCGGGCGGGCAAGCTGGTACTGACCTTCGCGCTCGACCGGGTCGCCGATTTCTATCGGCTTCGCTGA